The DNA window GGGGCAGAGCCCTCACGgtgcgacggcagcggcggctaaTTTCCTGGTACGACAATAGCAGCAATCATGGCGGCGACACGCAGTGGCCGAAGCccacgcgacggcgacgacgacgacgactaccACCCAAGTAAATTCTTCAATCTGGAAGAAAATctcgtttttgttttttgcttGATTGAATTTTGAGAATTTCGCCTATTAGATTGAATTGGGtctcaaataatttttatggTTTCCAGTGACATgcgtaataaaaattattcttGCACAATGCACAGTAAGTAAAGGACGAACCCTAATACAATCTAACAGAAGAACATGcataaaaattgtttattgAATTCACAGTAATCAGAGACTAAAACTTAGATTAATTAATGGGACCATATATGATTAGGAtcagctctgataccacatGTTAGATTAATTGAtttcatctataaaaatagattacgaatttaaaccctaatcaataaatgatcaccgattaattcaaatgcggaaaactaaataaacctgcagatgaaaCCATTtgtttcccttcttttcttttcttcaattgtgtcttctttccttcgtctccggtGAGATTAGATCGCCGGTGATCTGttttgaatctccgaccttcgggtctccaacggcactgtcCTGGAATCaccgcacgaaacccttctagcgcgtctctgatcgggagagattGATTTCGAATTTTTGGTTgcgagaataagcgacacgagcgtccccgtgggctcctcttcttttatatagcactgcTGGGtctcgggggcttttcctaatccacttctgacccgtaaccatcgatcgcagttacggctcatgagggttacgaattttagagttagagatagattacggataggattacggtggttatatcctttcctaaatatcggctaatcgataaatcaaccaacaagcTCTCCCCTGGTGCTCCCCGCAGCAGGTCATCCTCCTCGACGGTGCCCCATCCCCAGCTCTCCTCCTGATGCTCCCCTCATTCCTCCGCTGGAGATGGCTGGATCTAGGAGGTGGATGAAAGAGGTTCGGTGGCAAGAGGCGGTCCGCGGCAGGCCCACGCTGGAGTCCGGGAtggtcgtcgtcatcgtcgatGGCAGCGGCAGAAGAGAGGTTCAGTGGGACCCGAAATCACCGGCGAGGGCGAGCAGAGAGGGGCCCGCCAGACGGCGAGGGATCAGGTCTAGTTCCCCTTTCCCCTTCCTCTTCAtttttgaaagtgcatctagccttctaatttgttttggtgattaatgacaatcaaatgataaGGACTAATGAtgtgtgtgagaatgtgaaggtataaatagtcctcatgaaaaagttgttgttgcgccgcccacgtgaaaagagaagtaaaatcggtatattcgtgttggcgAGTGTATTTACTTTCAATTTGAGTCAATTAGGAATgccgtactataaagaggggtgcgcaaatgaaatctaggaatgaatccggtgcttggaaatatttttgaagtacatcttttgctatctttttaaAGTTGTGCTGGAATCTACAGAAGTCCAAAAGGCAGAGGTAAGggataaacaaatataattaactGAAACTATGCCGAAAGTGTggcataatatttttatagaaaaaataatgtacGAATTGTTAAACAAAGAGGACAATAATGGAATAACTAGTACCGCAACGTTAACACGTAGACCAATCAGAATGTCCGATGGTCATTTCATTGCAGGCCCGTTCGTAATGCAGTTCGAGatatttaggccttgtttacttttaaaaaaacttttcaaaACCATCACATCGaacacatcgaatttttagacacctaaataaagcattaaacatagatgaatcaaaaaactaattttacagttatgaaagaaatcctaagatgaatcttttgagcctaattagcctatgattagccataagtgctacagtaaccaacatgtgctaatgatggattaattaggctcaaaagattcgtctcgcggtttctaagctagccgtgaaattcgttttt is part of the Oryza brachyantha chromosome 11, ObraRS2, whole genome shotgun sequence genome and encodes:
- the LOC121055798 gene encoding uncharacterized protein LOC121055798, translating into MAATRSGRSPRDGDDDDDYHPTGHPPRRCPIPSSPPDAPLIPPLEMAGSRRWMKEVRWQEAVRGRPTLESGMVVVIVDGSGRREVQWDPKSPARASREGPARRRGIRRISEEVHRRRRVH